Proteins encoded together in one Triticum dicoccoides isolate Atlit2015 ecotype Zavitan chromosome 7B, WEW_v2.0, whole genome shotgun sequence window:
- the LOC119341383 gene encoding GDSL esterase/lipase At3g09930-like, with the protein MKLLPTVILLLLVLLAFDDVEARGTPRAHRSNHQWSSMFVFGDDFVDNGNVPNIVGEKTSRQWSYPYGSYRNSNWSGAPVPTGRFSNYRMQSDFIARMLGLTEAPPAYELTSDQSCDASGMTFAFGGAGVFKVTSTAKKVPTLAAQVQAFKRLVNDNVISTRQLHHSVALIAISGNDYMSGSEANNGFYSSFNDLYIYMGNVATEILDNVAQLQMLGVRKVLVNNLHPIGCMPSQTSSNNYTTCDLLGNYGASVHNKYLNQMIGERDNVHVLDLYSAFTDIVNHAPGEGSDRSKDFKRKLTPCCESSYEGGYCGERSSSGKHLYDLCENPDKSFYWDETHPTHAGWEAVMEALEQPLMEFLDQDYVP; encoded by the exons ATGAAGCTCCTTCCGACCGtcatccttctcctcctcgtcctccttgcaTTCGATG ATGTGGAGGCCCGAGGCACACCTAGGGCTCATCGATCAAATCACCAGTGGTCCAGCATGTTCGTCTTCGGCGACGACTTTGTCGACAACGGCAACGTTCCCAACATCGTCGGTGAAAAGACGTCGCGGCAGTGGAGCTACCCCTACGGCTCTTATCGCAACTCCAATTGGTCTGGCGCTCCTGTTCCAACAGGACGCTTCTCCAACTACCGGATGCAATCAGATTTTATCG CAAGGATGTTGGGCCTCACTGAAGCCCCTCCAGCGTACGAGCTCACATCAGATCAATCTTGCGATGCATCTGGCATGACCTTCGCTTTTGGCGGCGCTGGTGTCTTCAAGGTGACGTCGACGGCGAAGAAGGTGCCGACCCTTGCTGCACAGGTTCAAGCTTTCAAGAGGCTAGTCAACGACAATGTCATCTCCACACGACAGCTTCACCACTCTGTCGCACTCATCGCCATCTCAGGCAATGACTACATGAGCGGCTCCGAGGCCAATAATGGATTCTACTCAAGCTTCAATGAT CTCTATATTTACATGGGAAACGTGGCGACCGAGATCCTAGATAATGTGGCGCAACTGCAGATGCTTGGTGTGAGGAAGGTTCTAGTAAATAACTTGCATCCCATTGGTTGCATGCCTTCACAGACTAGTTCGAACAACTACACCACATGTGACCTTCTTGGCAATTATGGTGCATCGGTGCACAACAAGTATCTAAACCAAATGATCGGAGAAAGGGACAACGTCCACGTACTGGACCTCTACTCCGCCTTCACCGACATCGTGAATCACGCCCCTG GTGAAGGGTCAGATCGGTCCAAGGACTTCAAGCGCAAGCTGACCCCGTgttgcgagagttcctatgagggAGGGTACTGTGGGGAGCGTAGCAGTTCAGGGAAGCACCTCTATGACCTATGTGAGAATCCCGACAAGAGCTTCTACTGGGACGAGACACACCCAACACATGCTGGGTGGGAGGCGGTAATGGAGGCGCTGGAGCAACCTTTGATGGAATTTCTCGATCAGGACTACGTTCCATGA